One Desulfurellaceae bacterium genomic window carries:
- a CDS encoding redoxin domain-containing protein produces MAHHAPRRGEWRRVMLQLTPAWLTLIAGFIFLWHSGLWYVVIGQEGGPMAAQERVRAPELEGGIEWLNTDTPLSLAGLRGKIVLLDFWTYCCINCLHVIPELQRLETDFPNELVVIGVHSAKFPNEGESENIRQAILRYDIEHPVVNDREFQIWRRYGPQAWPTLVLIDPEGYVVGGISGEGHYETLKGIIGRLVDEHRERGTLNEQPLSLALEKAAFHAPILSFPGKVEADPERDRLFIADSSHNRILLTTRTGRVLDVAGTGAAGAADGSFEAASFDHPQGLALAGDSLYVADTENHLIRRLDLKARTVTTVAGTGQPSFRGFRRGRARDVPLGSPWDVLVENDIVYIAMAGPHQIWALNVRHQEIGPYAGSSKEARIDGPLMQAALAQPSGLASDGSQLFVADSEVSAIRTVSLNPRGTVSTIVGVDLFEFGDTDGQGDAVRLQHPLGVAYHNNVVYVADTYNHKIKRVGPGLRTSVTFLGSGQPGFRDADTGQEAEFYEPSGLSIADGTLYIADTNNHAIRVADLETGRVSTLQITGLSEGPELRPAYVWPNLEELSLASQTVRAGRTSLTVDVEIPPPFKLNPGSPLEYQVELNGATLAGGMRTPERDGQFPIEIPLNLSAGATELRVAVGLVYCKEGQDGVCLVKSLRWTLPVETASDGEDSLRIEHRLVPEWTYGTESVPGIS; encoded by the coding sequence ATGGCACACCACGCTCCCAGACGCGGCGAGTGGCGGCGGGTGATGCTCCAGCTCACCCCGGCCTGGCTGACGCTGATTGCCGGCTTCATTTTTTTGTGGCACAGCGGCCTGTGGTACGTCGTGATTGGACAGGAAGGAGGGCCTATGGCAGCCCAGGAACGCGTCCGTGCTCCCGAGCTGGAAGGCGGGATCGAGTGGCTCAACACCGACACGCCGCTCAGTCTGGCCGGTCTGCGCGGCAAGATCGTGCTGCTCGATTTCTGGACCTACTGCTGTATCAACTGCCTGCACGTCATTCCCGAACTCCAGCGCCTGGAGACCGATTTTCCGAATGAACTGGTTGTGATCGGTGTCCACTCGGCCAAGTTTCCCAACGAGGGCGAGTCGGAAAACATCCGCCAGGCGATTCTGCGCTACGACATTGAGCACCCGGTGGTCAACGACCGGGAGTTCCAGATCTGGCGGCGCTACGGCCCGCAGGCCTGGCCGACGCTGGTGCTGATTGACCCCGAGGGCTATGTGGTCGGCGGCATCTCCGGCGAGGGACACTACGAGACGCTCAAAGGGATCATCGGCCGGCTGGTTGACGAACACCGGGAGCGGGGCACGCTGAACGAACAGCCGCTCAGTCTGGCCCTGGAGAAAGCCGCCTTTCACGCCCCAATCCTGTCGTTTCCGGGCAAGGTGGAGGCCGATCCCGAGCGCGACCGGCTGTTCATCGCCGACTCCAGCCACAACCGCATTCTGCTCACCACCCGGACCGGGCGGGTCCTGGATGTGGCCGGCACCGGAGCGGCCGGGGCGGCCGACGGCAGCTTTGAGGCGGCCAGCTTTGACCACCCCCAGGGCTTGGCTCTGGCCGGCGACAGCCTGTATGTGGCCGACACCGAAAATCACCTCATCCGCCGGCTCGACCTCAAAGCCCGCACGGTGACAACGGTGGCCGGCACCGGACAGCCCTCGTTCAGAGGCTTTCGCCGGGGCAGGGCTCGGGATGTACCGCTCGGCTCGCCGTGGGATGTGCTGGTCGAAAACGATATCGTGTATATCGCCATGGCCGGTCCACACCAGATCTGGGCCCTGAATGTCCGCCACCAGGAAATCGGACCCTACGCCGGCTCCAGCAAGGAGGCCCGGATTGACGGGCCGCTGATGCAGGCCGCCCTGGCCCAGCCCAGCGGTCTGGCCTCGGACGGCAGCCAGCTGTTTGTCGCCGACTCCGAGGTCAGCGCGATTCGCACGGTCAGCCTGAATCCGCGCGGTACTGTCTCGACAATCGTGGGAGTGGATCTGTTTGAGTTTGGCGACACCGATGGCCAGGGCGATGCCGTCCGGCTCCAGCATCCGCTGGGCGTCGCCTACCATAATAACGTGGTGTATGTGGCCGATACGTATAACCACAAGATCAAGCGGGTCGGTCCCGGCCTGCGTACCTCGGTGACCTTTCTGGGCAGCGGCCAGCCCGGGTTTCGGGATGCCGACACGGGCCAGGAGGCCGAGTTCTACGAACCCAGCGGGCTGAGTATTGCGGACGGCACGCTGTATATTGCCGACACCAACAACCACGCCATCCGGGTAGCCGACCTCGAGACCGGCCGCGTCTCCACCCTCCAGATTACCGGCTTGAGCGAGGGACCGGAGCTGCGACCGGCCTATGTGTGGCCGAACCTCGAAGAGCTGAGCCTTGCCTCGCAGACGGTCCGGGCCGGTCGCACCAGCCTGACGGTCGATGTGGAGATTCCCCCGCCCTTTAAGCTCAATCCGGGCTCGCCGCTGGAGTACCAGGTCGAGCTGAACGGCGCGACCCTGGCCGGCGGAATGCGAACGCCAGAGCGGGATGGCCAGTTTCCGATCGAGATTCCGCTCAACCTGTCCGCGGGGGCGACCGAACTGCGCGTGGCGGTTGGGCTGGTCTACTGTAAGGAGGGCCAGGACGGGGTATGTCTGGTCAAGTCGCTGCGCTGGACGCTGCCGGTCGAGACGGCCAGCGACGGCGAGGACAGCCTGCGGATCGAACATCGCCTGGTGCCGGAGTGGACCTACGGGACCGAGTCCGTTCCAGGAATCAGCTGA
- the npdG gene encoding NADPH-dependent F420 reductase gives MKIAILGGTGEQGPGLALRWALAGEEVIIGSRQKEKGERVAAELNQELGRPLLVGMDNPSAAAAADIVVLTVPYSAHVPTLESVKDQLQGKIFVDVSVPLDPDNARRVSMPPAGSASQEAQEILGEQVSVVCALQNISAHLLRDATAEIDCDVLVCGSPKEARTRVIELIAKLNINAIDVGPLEAASLIEPITALLIRLNIRNKVHSAGIRITGLPDA, from the coding sequence GTGAAAATTGCGATTTTAGGCGGGACCGGGGAACAGGGGCCGGGGCTGGCACTGCGCTGGGCGCTGGCCGGCGAGGAGGTCATCATCGGGTCGCGGCAAAAGGAGAAGGGCGAGCGGGTGGCGGCCGAACTCAACCAGGAACTCGGCCGGCCGCTGCTGGTCGGGATGGACAATCCGAGTGCCGCCGCAGCGGCCGATATTGTCGTCCTGACCGTTCCGTACTCCGCCCACGTCCCGACTCTGGAAAGCGTCAAGGACCAGCTCCAGGGCAAGATCTTTGTTGACGTGTCGGTTCCGCTCGACCCGGATAACGCCCGGCGGGTCAGTATGCCGCCGGCCGGCTCGGCCTCTCAGGAAGCCCAGGAAATCCTGGGCGAGCAGGTCAGCGTGGTCTGCGCCCTGCAGAACATCTCGGCCCATCTGCTGCGTGACGCGACGGCCGAGATTGACTGCGATGTGTTGGTGTGCGGGAGCCCCAAAGAAGCCCGGACACGGGTGATCGAGCTGATCGCCAAGCTCAATATCAACGCCATCGATGTCGGCCCGCTCGAGGCGGCCAGCCTGATTGAGCCCATCACCGCCCTGCTGATTCGCCTCAACATTCGGAACAAAGTCCACTCGGCCGGTATTCGGATTACCGGCCTGCCCGACGCCTAG
- the groL gene encoding chaperonin GroEL (60 kDa chaperone family; promotes refolding of misfolded polypeptides especially under stressful conditions; forms two stacked rings of heptamers to form a barrel-shaped 14mer; ends can be capped by GroES; misfolded proteins enter the barrel where they are refolded when GroES binds), with amino-acid sequence MAAKLVKFSQDARDRTLRGVNLLADTVTVTLGPKGRNVVIEKSFGAPVVTKDGVTVAKEIELEDKFENMGAQMVKEVASKTSDVAGDGTTTATVLARAVFSEGVKMVAAGHDPMSIKRGIDKAVGAVVGDLKNMSKSTRDQKEIAQVGTISANNDATIGEIIAEAMNKVGREGVITVEEAKGLETTLDVVEGMQFDRGYLSPYFVTDPERMECVFEDVYLLIHEKKISAMKDLLPILEQVAKSSKPLILVAEDIEGEALATLVVNKIRGTLQCVAVKAPGFGDRRKAMLEDVAILTGGRVIAEELGVKLESLSLNDLGHAKRIVVDKDNTTIVDGAGKKGDIEGRINQIRAQIDETTSDYDREKLQERLAKMIGGVAVIKVGAATEIEMKEKKARVEDALHATRAAVEEGIVPGGGVALIRASRVLDGVEANEDEQFGVNIIRRAIQEPLRWISSNAGEEGSVVLDKVRNARGANGFNAASGEYEDLIKAGIIDPTKVVRTALQNAASVAGLLLTTEATVADKPEEKGAGGGMPPMPPGGMGGMGGMGGMGGMM; translated from the coding sequence ATGGCAGCGAAGCTTGTCAAGTTTAGTCAGGATGCGAGAGATCGCACCCTCCGGGGCGTTAATCTCCTGGCCGACACCGTGACGGTGACCTTGGGGCCCAAGGGCCGTAATGTGGTGATTGAGAAGTCGTTTGGTGCACCTGTCGTGACAAAAGACGGGGTGACCGTGGCCAAGGAGATCGAGCTTGAGGACAAGTTCGAAAATATGGGTGCCCAGATGGTCAAAGAAGTCGCCAGCAAAACGTCCGACGTGGCTGGGGACGGAACGACGACCGCAACCGTGCTGGCTCGGGCCGTGTTCTCCGAGGGCGTCAAGATGGTCGCCGCCGGCCACGATCCGATGAGCATTAAACGCGGCATCGACAAAGCCGTGGGCGCGGTGGTCGGTGATCTCAAAAACATGTCAAAGTCGACCCGCGATCAGAAAGAGATTGCCCAGGTCGGAACTATTTCGGCCAATAACGATGCGACCATCGGCGAGATCATCGCCGAGGCCATGAACAAGGTCGGCCGTGAGGGCGTGATTACCGTTGAAGAGGCCAAGGGGCTGGAGACGACCCTGGACGTGGTGGAAGGCATGCAGTTCGACCGCGGCTATCTGTCCCCTTATTTTGTGACCGACCCCGAGCGCATGGAGTGTGTCTTCGAGGATGTGTACCTGCTGATTCACGAGAAGAAGATCTCGGCCATGAAAGACCTGCTGCCCATCCTGGAGCAGGTCGCCAAGAGCAGCAAACCCCTGATCCTGGTAGCTGAAGATATCGAGGGCGAGGCCCTGGCCACGCTGGTGGTGAATAAAATCCGTGGCACCCTGCAGTGTGTGGCGGTGAAGGCGCCCGGGTTTGGTGACCGCCGCAAAGCCATGCTGGAGGATGTCGCGATTCTGACCGGCGGTCGGGTGATTGCTGAAGAGTTGGGGGTCAAGCTGGAGAGCCTGAGCCTGAACGACTTGGGTCACGCCAAACGCATTGTGGTCGACAAAGACAACACCACGATCGTCGACGGAGCGGGCAAGAAGGGCGACATCGAAGGCCGGATCAACCAGATTCGAGCCCAGATTGATGAGACCACGTCCGATTATGATCGTGAAAAGCTGCAAGAGCGCTTGGCTAAGATGATCGGCGGCGTGGCCGTCATCAAAGTCGGCGCGGCCACTGAAATTGAAATGAAAGAGAAGAAAGCCCGCGTTGAGGACGCCCTGCACGCGACCCGGGCTGCGGTTGAAGAAGGCATTGTGCCGGGCGGTGGGGTGGCCCTTATCCGTGCCTCACGGGTGCTGGATGGTGTCGAGGCCAACGAAGACGAGCAGTTCGGCGTCAATATCATCCGCCGAGCGATCCAAGAGCCCTTGCGCTGGATCTCTTCCAACGCCGGGGAAGAGGGCTCGGTTGTGCTGGACAAGGTCCGCAACGCCAGGGGTGCCAACGGCTTTAACGCGGCCAGCGGCGAGTATGAGGATCTGATCAAGGCCGGTATTATCGACCCGACCAAGGTCGTGCGGACCGCCCTTCAGAATGCCGCGTCGGTGGCCGGTCTGCTGCTGACCACGGAAGCCACGGTGGCTGATAAGCCTGAGGAGAAGGGCGCCGGCGGTGGGATGCCGCCGATGCCTCCGGGTGGCATGGGTGGCATGGGTGGCATGGGTGGCATGGGTGGCATGATGTAA
- a CDS encoding serine protease, giving the protein MNASVKLIEQVVPSTVSIHVTVPQDHHSAPLLGPERMGSGAIVDPAGYILTVNYIVIGASTIKVSLVDNSQVDAEVVAQDFASGIGLIKIANSGFPAAPLRSSQELKPGDDVFIAAGSGEENGRRVSGGGLTSVAPFDAYWEYSLDRALISTAMNPGLGGGPMFDMHGRMVGVVSLNLNEVGKFSLAIPVENFQDHRDELIRYGRRVSRSSRAWIGMYSYTLRKHLVVAGVLPGGPGETAGLKAGDVVLAIDDQEVADRPAFYQQLWSRPAGETVLFRIFRNNAVQTIPIVSGNVEEFFA; this is encoded by the coding sequence GTGAACGCCTCCGTAAAGCTCATTGAACAGGTTGTCCCCTCGACTGTAAGCATCCACGTCACAGTCCCCCAGGATCATCACTCGGCCCCGCTCCTCGGCCCGGAACGGATGGGCTCGGGGGCCATTGTCGATCCTGCGGGTTACATCCTGACGGTCAACTACATCGTCATTGGGGCCAGTACGATCAAAGTCAGCCTGGTCGATAACAGCCAGGTGGACGCCGAAGTGGTGGCTCAGGATTTTGCCAGCGGCATCGGGCTGATCAAGATTGCCAACAGTGGCTTTCCGGCCGCGCCCCTGCGTTCTTCCCAGGAGCTGAAGCCCGGCGATGACGTGTTCATCGCCGCCGGCTCGGGTGAAGAAAACGGGCGGCGGGTCAGCGGCGGAGGACTGACCTCAGTCGCGCCGTTCGACGCCTACTGGGAATACTCACTCGACCGGGCTCTGATCAGCACGGCTATGAATCCCGGCCTGGGGGGTGGCCCGATGTTCGATATGCACGGCAGGATGGTCGGGGTCGTGTCGCTGAACCTCAACGAGGTCGGGAAGTTTTCGCTGGCCATCCCGGTCGAGAACTTTCAAGACCACCGGGACGAATTGATCCGCTACGGCCGCCGTGTCTCGCGTTCGTCACGCGCCTGGATCGGCATGTACTCCTACACCCTGCGCAAGCATCTGGTGGTAGCGGGTGTCTTACCGGGCGGACCGGGCGAGACGGCCGGCCTGAAGGCGGGCGACGTGGTGCTGGCCATAGACGACCAGGAAGTCGCGGACCGACCGGCCTTTTATCAACAACTGTGGAGCCGTCCGGCGGGCGAGACGGTGCTCTTCCGTATCTTCCGCAACAACGCGGTACAGACGATTCCGATCGTGTCGGGGAATGTGGAAGAGTTTTTTGCATGA
- a CDS encoding MBL fold metallo-hydrolase, whose amino-acid sequence MSITQTNFITPAGWKTGIEEVAPKVYAYIQAFGELGVSNAGLLLDRDGNMAVDALMVPSMTRRFLASITKLSKRPVSRLVNTHHHIDHSGGNFLFREAEVVSHTACRDEMVRSGIAVEAYQQRIPRFAKEFPRLKPKPPTVTFEDRLVFHQSGREIELRHLGPAHTFGDAFVYLPQDKLLFAGDLAFYYVTPLAFQGHVGNWIKVADRLLKLDVETIVPGHGPIGGKKELREMRAYLALVRREAKKRFRLGMTEEQAARDVKLGVYASWREPERILPNIMRLYQEFRQELEQPLDLERMFDGMRQLRAERHGHAADEPDLCCT is encoded by the coding sequence ATGAGCATCACCCAGACCAACTTCATTACGCCGGCGGGCTGGAAGACCGGTATCGAGGAGGTCGCCCCCAAGGTCTACGCCTATATTCAGGCGTTCGGCGAGCTGGGGGTCAGCAACGCCGGGCTGTTGCTCGACCGCGACGGCAACATGGCGGTCGACGCCCTGATGGTGCCGTCCATGACCAGGCGCTTTCTGGCCTCGATCACAAAGCTCAGCAAACGGCCGGTCTCACGCCTGGTGAATACCCACCATCATATCGACCACAGCGGCGGCAACTTCCTGTTCCGCGAGGCCGAGGTCGTCAGCCATACCGCGTGTCGGGACGAGATGGTCCGCAGCGGTATTGCGGTCGAAGCCTACCAGCAACGTATCCCGCGCTTTGCCAAAGAGTTTCCCCGGCTCAAGCCCAAACCGCCCACGGTCACCTTCGAGGACCGGCTGGTCTTTCATCAGTCCGGGCGTGAGATCGAGCTACGCCACCTCGGACCGGCCCACACCTTTGGTGACGCCTTTGTCTACCTGCCCCAGGATAAGCTGCTGTTTGCCGGCGACCTGGCCTTTTACTACGTCACCCCGCTGGCCTTTCAGGGCCACGTCGGCAACTGGATCAAGGTCGCCGACCGGCTGCTCAAGCTGGACGTGGAAACCATCGTACCCGGCCACGGGCCGATTGGCGGCAAAAAGGAACTGCGCGAGATGCGGGCCTACCTGGCGCTGGTGCGCCGGGAGGCCAAGAAGCGCTTCAGGCTGGGCATGACCGAAGAGCAGGCCGCGCGGGACGTGAAGCTGGGGGTGTATGCCAGCTGGCGCGAGCCCGAGCGCATTCTGCCCAACATCATGCGGCTGTATCAGGAATTCCGCCAGGAGCTTGAGCAGCCGCTCGACCTCGAACGGATGTTCGACGGCATGCGCCAACTCCGGGCCGAGCGGCACGGCCACGCGGCCGATGAGCCGGACCTGTGTTGTACCTGA
- a CDS encoding amidohydrolase, which produces MKLDYPVIDADGHVDEKAVNWAERLPEKYRRDAPCWVSYPDGRRHMVVEGKLWPSRRDFYGQLGMWPEPKKPAHQWGWDREGMQDPHKRIPDMDHEGIDIAALFGTFVGLGAAASIEDGGLAAAVSSAYNDWLAEYCRPYPERLKGIAMIPMQDPQAARKEIRRAVEQLGMIGVQVLTNFGGRLLHEETFDPIWQEAQGLDVPICVHIISTNSAGIDRFDRYVFKHAFYPLDSMLAAASFVAGGILERFPKLRVAFMEAGAGWVPWLMDRLHEHYELLPHQTPWQRRDPLDWLKSENCFYAVEPEETTIPYVAQMIGEERLIYASDYSHWDCICPDSVKVLRERTDISEGLKQKIFNRNAARLFNL; this is translated from the coding sequence ATGAAACTCGACTATCCGGTGATTGATGCCGACGGCCACGTTGATGAGAAAGCGGTCAACTGGGCCGAGCGGCTGCCCGAGAAGTACCGCCGCGACGCCCCGTGCTGGGTGAGCTATCCGGACGGCCGGCGGCACATGGTGGTGGAGGGCAAGCTGTGGCCGAGCCGACGCGATTTTTACGGTCAGCTCGGCATGTGGCCCGAGCCCAAGAAGCCGGCCCACCAGTGGGGCTGGGATCGGGAAGGCATGCAGGACCCGCATAAACGCATTCCCGACATGGACCACGAGGGCATTGATATCGCCGCCCTGTTCGGCACCTTTGTCGGGCTGGGGGCGGCCGCGTCGATTGAGGATGGCGGGCTGGCCGCAGCGGTGTCGAGCGCCTACAACGACTGGCTGGCCGAATACTGTCGGCCCTATCCCGAGCGGCTCAAGGGCATCGCCATGATCCCCATGCAGGACCCCCAGGCGGCCCGCAAAGAAATCCGGCGGGCGGTTGAACAGCTGGGCATGATCGGCGTGCAGGTGCTGACCAATTTTGGCGGCCGGCTACTGCACGAAGAGACCTTTGATCCGATCTGGCAGGAAGCCCAGGGGCTGGACGTGCCGATCTGTGTCCACATCATCTCGACCAACTCGGCCGGGATCGACCGCTTTGACCGCTATGTCTTCAAACACGCTTTTTATCCGCTCGACTCTATGCTGGCCGCAGCCTCGTTCGTGGCCGGCGGGATTCTGGAGCGCTTTCCCAAGCTCAGGGTCGCCTTTATGGAGGCCGGGGCCGGCTGGGTGCCGTGGCTGATGGACCGGCTGCACGAGCACTACGAGCTGTTGCCGCACCAGACCCCGTGGCAGCGCCGCGACCCGCTCGACTGGCTGAAGAGCGAGAACTGTTTTTACGCGGTTGAGCCGGAAGAGACGACGATCCCGTATGTCGCCCAGATGATTGGCGAAGAGCGGCTGATCTACGCCTCCGACTACTCGCACTGGGACTGCATCTGCCCCGACTCGGTCAAGGTGTTACGCGAACGGACCGATATCTCCGAGGGCCTGAAGCAGAAAATCTTCAACCGCAACGCGGCCCGGCTGTTCAATCTGTGA
- a CDS encoding DMT family transporter: MFASPALRAAVAAAAASIFFGGMVFCTRFVIDQTEPLTLAFFRFGIGFVCIAPVLVRSDRPRVRRTDWSAIACLGVLLYALMPILVGAGLQFSYASRGALALASQPVFTLLLARWRSEERLTPVKLFGIALAMGGLGLALSEGPPQTSASLIWAGDAMLFCAALCIAVYNVYSQPQLQRYPAPVFTVLSMGIGALSLAPFTLGLGMAQGWPAFTPSGWIAVLYIGTFGGGIGYALWVWALAHTTPTRVAIFLTLNPLTATLLGGTFLDEPITPRFVIGLLAVLTGIVAVHYPEPRRAG, translated from the coding sequence ATGTTTGCTTCCCCGGCACTCCGGGCGGCCGTGGCCGCTGCGGCGGCCAGCATCTTCTTTGGCGGGATGGTATTCTGCACGCGGTTTGTCATCGATCAGACCGAGCCGCTGACGCTAGCCTTCTTTCGCTTTGGTATCGGCTTCGTCTGCATAGCCCCGGTGCTGGTGCGGTCCGACCGACCGCGCGTACGGAGGACAGATTGGAGCGCCATCGCGTGTCTCGGCGTCCTCTTATACGCGCTGATGCCCATCCTGGTCGGCGCGGGGCTACAGTTCAGCTACGCGTCACGCGGAGCCCTGGCGCTCGCCTCACAACCCGTGTTCACCCTCCTGCTGGCACGCTGGCGCAGCGAGGAGCGGCTCACGCCGGTCAAGCTGTTCGGCATCGCGCTCGCCATGGGCGGACTGGGACTCGCCCTCAGCGAAGGTCCCCCTCAGACCTCCGCATCTCTGATATGGGCTGGGGATGCGATGCTGTTCTGCGCGGCCTTGTGTATAGCCGTCTACAACGTCTACTCGCAGCCCCAGCTCCAGCGCTATCCGGCCCCCGTGTTCACGGTGCTCAGCATGGGCATAGGCGCCCTCAGCCTCGCGCCTTTTACCCTGGGCTTGGGCATGGCCCAGGGCTGGCCGGCCTTCACCCCCTCGGGGTGGATCGCCGTCCTGTATATCGGCACGTTTGGGGGCGGGATCGGCTATGCCTTATGGGTCTGGGCCCTGGCACATACCACCCCCACCCGGGTGGCCATCTTCCTGACCCTCAATCCGCTGACCGCCACGCTGTTGGGCGGCACGTTTCTGGACGAGCCGATTACCCCACGCTTCGTCATTGGCCTGCTGGCCGTGCTGACCGGAATCGTAGCCGTTCACTACCCGGAGCCCAGGCGGGCAGGATAG
- a CDS encoding acetate--CoA ligase family protein — MSTTTPRHERTLSEYRSKQLLAGYGVSVPHEMLVDSPQAAVEAAGRIGFPVVLKLCGDRIAHKTERDLVRLGLSDAEAVRRAATQLWQRRRPEDGEVGLLVAEMVHGRRELIAGLLRDPHFGACVLIGLGGILAEAVGDVAFGLAPLDPVEARRMVAALQTRHVLESFRGEPALDMDALTAALVGLGRLAAEHPDIHSVDLNPLIVVGGKPVAVDALVELGPPASVPPPPPARSPEEILERFRPLFHPRGVVVTGASRHPGKFGFVSLHNLRRFGYGGDIFPVNRDGAEILDAPTYRDIAEIPPGRADLAFVCTPAGANVGLLRDCAKIGVRAAFVASGGYRETGPQGRQLEDELVATANELGILLAGPNGQGVISTPASMCAQIVAPYPPPGRIGVVSQSGNLLSSFLNYAVQTGVGVSKAISVGNSAQTNIADYLEYFAADPDTDVVLAYLEGIPDGRRFVQAVRQLTPTKPLVVLKGGVATAGQRAALSHTGSLATDDRVFQGVCRQLGMLRAPSVEHAFEWAASLATQPLPAGDRVIVFTTVGGWGVLTADACAQAGLDLIALPEDIEAKISAMVPDRWSRNNPIDLAGGETRDTVPEILDLLCGHPQVDAVVQLGLGIQGATANLFQTGAFYPGHGLERMADFHQRQERRYAQAAVAASQRHATPVLTTTELVYTDREYGNAGPLAVRETGRVCYPSAHRAVSALGALVEYARFRRHVG; from the coding sequence ATGAGCACGACCACCCCACGTCACGAGCGGACGCTTTCCGAGTATCGCTCCAAACAACTCTTGGCCGGCTATGGCGTGTCCGTCCCGCACGAGATGCTGGTGGACAGTCCCCAGGCTGCGGTCGAGGCGGCCGGCCGGATCGGCTTTCCGGTCGTGCTCAAACTGTGCGGCGACCGGATCGCCCACAAAACCGAGCGAGACCTGGTCCGCCTCGGGTTGTCCGATGCCGAGGCGGTCCGGCGGGCCGCCACCCAGCTGTGGCAGCGGCGTCGGCCCGAGGACGGCGAGGTCGGTCTGCTGGTGGCCGAGATGGTACACGGCCGCCGGGAGCTGATCGCCGGGCTGCTGCGCGACCCGCACTTCGGTGCCTGTGTCCTGATCGGCCTGGGCGGGATTCTGGCCGAGGCGGTCGGGGATGTGGCCTTCGGCCTGGCCCCGCTCGATCCGGTCGAGGCGCGCCGCATGGTTGCGGCGCTCCAGACCCGGCACGTGCTAGAATCCTTTCGGGGCGAGCCCGCGCTCGATATGGATGCCCTGACCGCAGCTCTGGTCGGCCTGGGCCGACTGGCGGCCGAGCATCCCGATATTCACAGCGTTGACCTGAATCCTCTTATCGTGGTGGGAGGCAAACCGGTTGCAGTCGATGCGCTGGTCGAACTCGGCCCGCCGGCCAGCGTTCCGCCCCCGCCGCCCGCCCGCTCGCCCGAGGAAATCCTGGAACGTTTTCGGCCACTGTTTCATCCGCGCGGGGTTGTGGTCACCGGGGCGTCGCGGCATCCTGGCAAATTCGGTTTTGTGTCGCTGCATAATCTGCGCCGCTTTGGCTATGGGGGCGATATTTTCCCCGTCAACCGGGACGGGGCTGAGATTCTGGACGCGCCGACCTATCGGGACATTGCCGAGATTCCGCCCGGCAGGGCCGATCTGGCCTTTGTGTGTACGCCGGCCGGGGCTAACGTCGGCCTGCTGCGGGACTGCGCAAAAATTGGGGTCCGAGCAGCATTCGTGGCCAGCGGCGGCTACCGTGAGACCGGGCCGCAGGGCCGCCAGCTCGAAGATGAGTTGGTGGCAACCGCCAACGAGTTGGGCATTCTGCTAGCCGGACCCAACGGACAGGGGGTGATCTCGACCCCGGCGTCGATGTGCGCCCAGATTGTCGCCCCCTATCCTCCGCCGGGACGTATTGGGGTGGTCAGCCAGAGCGGCAATCTGCTGTCGTCGTTTCTCAACTATGCGGTCCAGACCGGGGTGGGGGTGAGTAAGGCGATTTCGGTCGGCAACTCGGCCCAGACGAACATTGCCGATTACCTCGAGTATTTTGCCGCCGACCCTGACACCGACGTGGTGCTGGCCTATCTGGAGGGCATTCCTGACGGACGCCGCTTTGTCCAGGCCGTTCGGCAACTCACCCCGACCAAGCCCCTGGTCGTGCTCAAGGGCGGGGTGGCCACGGCCGGGCAGCGGGCCGCGCTGTCCCACACCGGCTCCCTGGCCACCGACGACCGGGTGTTCCAGGGCGTGTGCCGGCAGCTCGGTATGCTGCGTGCGCCGAGCGTCGAGCACGCCTTTGAGTGGGCGGCCAGCCTGGCCACTCAGCCCCTGCCGGCCGGCGACCGGGTGATCGTGTTTACCACGGTCGGCGGCTGGGGCGTGCTGACGGCCGATGCCTGCGCCCAGGCCGGGCTGGACCTGATTGCCCTGCCCGAGGATATCGAGGCCAAGATCAGCGCCATGGTGCCGGACCGCTGGAGCCGGAATAACCCGATCGATCTGGCCGGCGGGGAAACCCGCGATACCGTGCCCGAGATTCTCGATCTGCTGTGCGGTCATCCCCAGGTCGATGCGGTCGTGCAGCTGGGGCTGGGTATCCAGGGCGCCACCGCCAACCTGTTCCAGACCGGTGCCTTCTACCCCGGTCACGGCCTGGAGCGGATGGCCGATTTTCACCAGCGCCAGGAACGGCGCTATGCCCAGGCTGCGGTCGCCGCCTCGCAGCGCCACGCCACGCCCGTGCTGACGACCACCGAGCTGGTGTATACCGACCGGGAGTACGGCAACGCCGGACCCCTGGCCGTGCGCGAGACGGGACGGGTGTGCTACCCCAGCGCCCATCGGGCGGTTTCCGCCCTTGGCGCGCTGGTCGAGTATGCGCGGTTCCGGCGCCATGTCGGCTGA